The following proteins are co-located in the Parafannyhessea umbonata genome:
- the leuB gene encoding 3-isopropylmalate dehydrogenase, which produces MASKTYRICTLPGDGIGPEIIAEAKRLLEAVGTACDVEFACEDQLIGGAAIDATREAGEDVSALPPATLAAAEAADAVLLAAVGGPKWNDTRPGAVRPEQGLLAIRKNLGLYLNLRPVRVYEALRDASPLREDRLDGVDLLIVRELTGGLYFGEHRREHGVEGAGVAGAAGDKAFDTMEYSEYEIERVIRWAYEAAARRDGIVTSVDKANVLETSRLWREVNHRLNEEYPDVEGEDMLVDNCAMQLVANPSQFDVLVTENTFGDILSDEASMLTGSLGMLASASLGTGTALYEPSHGSAPDIAGKGIANPIAQILSVELMLRYSFQMDDAADDVAGAVEDVLNAGWRTADLADDDTPEDKRLSTSQMGDKIIAAFQARAQARA; this is translated from the coding sequence ATGGCGTCGAAGACGTACAGGATATGCACGCTCCCGGGCGACGGGATCGGCCCGGAGATCATCGCGGAGGCGAAACGGCTGCTCGAGGCGGTCGGCACTGCGTGCGACGTGGAGTTTGCGTGCGAGGACCAGCTCATAGGCGGCGCCGCGATCGACGCGACCCGCGAGGCCGGCGAGGACGTGAGCGCGCTTCCCCCTGCGACGCTCGCCGCGGCGGAGGCGGCGGACGCGGTGCTGCTTGCGGCCGTCGGCGGCCCGAAGTGGAACGACACCCGCCCCGGCGCCGTGCGTCCGGAGCAGGGCCTGCTTGCCATCCGCAAGAACCTGGGCCTGTACCTCAACCTGCGTCCCGTTCGCGTGTACGAGGCGCTTCGCGATGCATCTCCGCTGCGCGAGGACAGGCTTGATGGCGTAGATTTGCTCATCGTGCGCGAGCTCACGGGTGGCCTGTACTTTGGCGAGCACCGTCGCGAGCACGGCGTCGAGGGGGCAGGCGTTGCCGGTGCGGCCGGCGACAAGGCGTTCGACACCATGGAGTACTCGGAGTACGAGATCGAGCGCGTCATCCGCTGGGCGTACGAGGCGGCAGCTCGCCGCGACGGCATCGTTACCTCCGTGGACAAGGCAAACGTGCTCGAGACCTCCAGGCTGTGGCGCGAGGTGAACCACCGTCTGAACGAGGAGTATCCGGACGTCGAGGGTGAGGACATGCTCGTGGATAACTGTGCCATGCAGCTGGTCGCGAACCCGTCCCAGTTTGACGTCCTTGTGACGGAGAACACGTTTGGCGACATCCTCTCGGACGAGGCGTCCATGCTGACGGGCTCGCTCGGCATGCTCGCGTCCGCATCGCTCGGCACGGGCACCGCCCTGTACGAGCCGAGCCACGGCTCCGCGCCCGACATCGCAGGCAAGGGCATAGCGAACCCCATTGCGCAGATCCTCTCCGTCGAGCTCATGCTTCGCTACAGCTTCCAGATGGACGACGCGGCGGACGACGTCGCTGGCGCGGTGGAGGACGTGCTGAACGCGGGTTGGCGCACGGCCGACCTTGCGGACGACGACACCCCGGAGGACAAGCGCCTGAGCACCTCGCAGATGGGTGACAAGATCATCGCGGCATTCCAGGCACGAGCCCAGGCCAGGGCGTAG
- a CDS encoding OPT/YSL family transporter encodes MDNGNNRAPWRGQLTLRGAIIGTIGCVIITASSAYTALRLGALPWPIVFAAVISLFFLRLLGNASLNEANVTHTIMSAGAMVAGGLAFTLPGAWMLGLANQMGWVQMFLVALCGTVLGLVCTALIHRHFIVEDELEFPTGTAAAETLRATEAGGSTGARLFWSMGLAGAYGVLRDALGVVPTMLAQLPIPGVSFGIYNSPMMLSVGFLVGFVPLAFWFGGAAFANFGLIGAGSALGLWSVTSAQGIVSSLGMGLMMGSGIATVVKDILPQVGTFVRQARQDAPGEKDDPQSLVSGSLRTDAGIFGVATAAVAVLACLGLGLSPVASVVVVALTFVTTIMSAQSCGQTGIDPMEIFGLIVLLAVAALGEHSQVRLFFVAGMVAVACGLAGDVMNDFRAGHLLGTDPRAQWLGQALGGIVGAVVAAAVMCALVAAYGPGAFGPGKAFVAAQASVVATMISGIPSVPAFAIGLAAGIALYWAKLPAMMVGLGVYLPFYMSLTAFLGALAKLAYDAAWRRRNAAATSGTDDAERERLFAEHEQNGLVVASGVLGGESIVGVIIAFASVIMGLAA; translated from the coding sequence ATGGACAACGGCAACAACCGCGCCCCGTGGCGCGGGCAGCTCACGCTGCGTGGAGCGATCATCGGCACTATAGGCTGCGTCATCATCACGGCGTCGTCCGCCTACACGGCGCTCAGGCTGGGGGCGCTGCCCTGGCCCATCGTGTTCGCGGCGGTCATCTCGCTCTTCTTCCTCAGGCTTCTGGGCAACGCCAGCCTGAACGAGGCCAACGTAACCCACACCATCATGTCCGCCGGCGCCATGGTCGCGGGTGGCCTTGCGTTTACGCTGCCCGGCGCGTGGATGCTGGGACTTGCCAACCAGATGGGCTGGGTGCAGATGTTTTTGGTGGCGCTGTGCGGCACCGTGCTGGGCCTGGTGTGCACCGCGCTCATACACCGTCACTTCATCGTGGAGGACGAGCTCGAGTTCCCCACCGGCACCGCCGCGGCCGAGACGCTGCGCGCCACCGAGGCGGGCGGCAGCACCGGCGCCAGGCTGTTCTGGTCCATGGGACTTGCCGGCGCGTACGGCGTGCTGCGCGACGCCCTGGGCGTGGTCCCCACCATGCTGGCCCAGCTGCCCATCCCCGGCGTCAGCTTCGGCATCTACAACTCGCCCATGATGCTCTCCGTGGGCTTTCTCGTGGGCTTCGTGCCGCTGGCGTTCTGGTTCGGCGGCGCCGCGTTCGCAAACTTCGGCCTGATAGGCGCAGGCAGCGCCCTTGGCCTGTGGAGCGTCACAAGCGCCCAGGGCATCGTGAGCAGCCTCGGCATGGGGCTCATGATGGGCTCGGGCATCGCCACCGTCGTCAAGGACATCCTGCCACAGGTGGGCACGTTCGTGCGTCAGGCCCGCCAGGACGCGCCGGGCGAGAAGGACGACCCCCAGTCGCTGGTATCGGGCAGTCTCCGCACGGACGCCGGGATCTTCGGCGTCGCCACCGCTGCCGTGGCCGTCCTCGCGTGCCTGGGGCTTGGCCTTTCTCCCGTGGCCTCCGTCGTCGTGGTTGCGCTCACCTTCGTCACCACCATCATGAGCGCGCAGTCATGCGGCCAGACCGGCATCGACCCCATGGAGATCTTCGGCCTCATCGTGCTTCTGGCCGTAGCGGCGCTCGGCGAGCACAGCCAGGTCAGGCTGTTTTTCGTCGCGGGCATGGTCGCCGTGGCATGCGGACTCGCCGGCGACGTGATGAACGACTTCCGCGCAGGCCACCTGCTGGGAACGGACCCGCGCGCGCAGTGGCTTGGCCAGGCCTTGGGCGGCATCGTGGGCGCCGTCGTCGCGGCAGCCGTCATGTGCGCGCTCGTGGCGGCATATGGTCCGGGCGCGTTCGGCCCGGGCAAGGCGTTCGTCGCGGCACAGGCGTCCGTCGTCGCAACCATGATTTCTGGCATCCCCAGCGTGCCCGCCTTCGCGATCGGCCTTGCCGCCGGCATCGCGCTCTACTGGGCAAAGCTCCCCGCCATGATGGTGGGCCTTGGCGTCTACCTGCCGTTCTACATGTCGCTCACCGCGTTTCTGGGCGCGCTCGCGAAGCTCGCCTACGATGCCGCCTGGCGCCGCCGGAACGCCGCGGCCACCTCGGGAACCGACGATGCGGAGCGCGAGCGCCTCTTTGCGGAGCATGAGCAGAACGGCCTCGTCGTCGCATCCGGCGTGCTTGGCGGCGAGTCCATCGTGGGCGTGATCATCGCGTTCGCGTCCGTCATCATGGGACTCGCGGCCTAG
- a CDS encoding type III pantothenate kinase, whose translation MGTHAAPARGLRHASAQGRREYAKDGAMQVGEKDGPCGSLAVDVGNTTTSLGLFAPDAARDAEPVGTFEVTTPERLTADEARLLVERALEVLGRDANAPAAATGHVGAILSCVVPSLTEPWTRGLAAACGARPLVVGPGLKTGIRMDYHDPSEVGPDRIADAVSARETLGCPAIAVDLGTTVNMEVVDARGAFAGGVIAPGLALGVRALAGAAARLPQIELKVPDRVIGKSTREAMLSGVVLGEAIRIDGLVRGIERELGCEAPVVMCGDGAQVIAGLLRHPATVDPTLTLRGLHLLYLMNARQQKTGPRATKTRR comes from the coding sequence ATGGGGACGCATGCTGCCCCCGCGCGCGGCCTGCGCCATGCGTCCGCGCAAGGCAGGCGCGAGTATGCGAAGGACGGAGCCATGCAGGTGGGCGAGAAGGACGGGCCATGCGGGTCGCTTGCGGTGGACGTGGGCAACACCACCACGAGTCTGGGGCTGTTTGCGCCTGACGCCGCCCGTGACGCGGAGCCCGTGGGCACGTTCGAGGTAACGACCCCGGAGCGCCTGACCGCGGACGAGGCGCGTCTGCTGGTGGAGCGCGCACTCGAGGTGCTGGGGCGCGACGCCAACGCGCCAGCCGCGGCCACGGGGCATGTGGGTGCCATACTCTCGTGCGTGGTGCCCTCGCTCACGGAGCCGTGGACGCGAGGCCTTGCCGCCGCGTGCGGCGCACGGCCGCTTGTGGTGGGGCCGGGCCTGAAGACGGGCATCCGCATGGACTACCACGACCCGTCCGAGGTGGGGCCGGACCGCATAGCGGACGCTGTCTCCGCGCGCGAGACCCTGGGGTGCCCGGCTATTGCGGTCGACCTTGGGACTACCGTGAACATGGAGGTGGTGGACGCCCGCGGCGCGTTCGCCGGTGGCGTCATCGCGCCGGGCCTCGCTCTGGGCGTGCGTGCGCTCGCGGGCGCGGCGGCGCGGCTGCCCCAGATAGAGCTGAAGGTCCCCGACCGCGTGATAGGCAAGTCCACGCGCGAGGCCATGCTGTCCGGCGTGGTGCTGGGCGAGGCCATCCGCATAGACGGGCTCGTCCGCGGCATCGAGCGCGAGCTTGGCTGCGAGGCGCCCGTCGTGATGTGCGGCGACGGCGCGCAGGTGATCGCGGGGCTGCTGCGGCATCCCGCGACCGTGGACCCCACGCTCACGCTGCGCGGCCTGCACCTGCTCTACCTTATGAACGCGCGCCAGCAGAAGACGGGCCCTAGGGCCACCAAGACACGACGCTAG
- the leuD gene encoding 3-isopropylmalate dehydratase small subunit, with amino-acid sequence MKFKGTAFRYGRDVDTDVIIPARYLNTSDPAELAKHCLEDLDPTFVGRVKRGDIIVADENFGCGSSREHAPVAIKAAGVSVVIAKSFARIFYRNAINIGLPIMECPEAADAISDGDVVYVDADTGVVRDETTGATFQAQPFPPFIQEIINEGGLVARTKRQMAEKNA; translated from the coding sequence ATGAAGTTCAAGGGAACCGCATTTCGCTACGGGCGCGACGTCGACACGGACGTGATCATCCCCGCCCGCTACCTCAACACCTCGGATCCGGCAGAGCTCGCGAAGCACTGCCTGGAGGACCTCGACCCCACGTTCGTGGGCAGAGTCAAGAGGGGCGACATCATAGTCGCGGACGAGAACTTTGGCTGTGGCTCTTCTCGCGAGCATGCGCCCGTGGCCATCAAGGCGGCCGGCGTGAGCGTGGTCATCGCGAAGAGCTTTGCGCGCATCTTCTATCGCAACGCCATCAACATCGGACTGCCCATCATGGAGTGCCCGGAGGCGGCGGACGCGATTTCTGACGGCGACGTGGTGTACGTGGACGCGGACACCGGCGTCGTGAGGGACGAGACCACGGGTGCCACGTTCCAGGCGCAGCCGTTCCCGCCGTTCATCCAGGAAATCATCAACGAGGGTGGCCTGGTGGCGCGCACGAAGCGTCAGATGGCCGAGAAGAACGCGTAG
- a CDS encoding ATP-binding protein, translated as MAAWDTGVTFRRLRLGLLSLAVFRGVLEDDVIAAVARCAELGNRLEADPARPGLEHEYADAYARLVATLLATGDADLATHVRTVVLDDENAYLRRLGAGGHVAQELEDAASSELETLGMMANLTAEVLLAPVGEKDLRALLPHFANSSIDLPAAYAERAASIGRTGWGMYARYHVFRVDQGQIVPVRYPDPQRLEDLVDYERQRNAILENTRALLRGLPAANILLTGDAGTGKSSTVKAVANALAPEGLRILEVRKEQLRAIPAILDQLTQNPLKFVIFIDDLSFSADDDNFAALKAILEGSVSAKSDNVVIYATSNRRHLVRERFSDRDGDDVHQRDTIQEIVSLSDRFGIHLTFYKPDKGVYLDIVHKLAADRGISMDEGQLDLAAERFATRRGGRSARGARQFVDSLLATPDTLN; from the coding sequence ATGGCCGCGTGGGACACGGGGGTGACGTTCAGGAGGCTCCGCCTCGGCCTGCTCTCGCTCGCGGTCTTCAGGGGCGTGCTCGAAGACGACGTGATCGCCGCGGTCGCGCGCTGCGCCGAGCTGGGAAACCGGCTTGAGGCGGACCCCGCGCGTCCCGGTCTGGAGCACGAGTACGCGGACGCGTATGCGCGGCTGGTGGCGACGCTGCTCGCCACGGGCGACGCCGACCTCGCCACCCACGTGCGCACCGTGGTCCTTGACGATGAGAACGCATACCTCAGGCGCCTCGGTGCGGGGGGACACGTCGCTCAGGAGCTTGAGGATGCCGCGTCAAGCGAGCTCGAGACGCTTGGCATGATGGCGAACCTCACGGCGGAAGTCCTTCTCGCCCCGGTGGGCGAGAAGGACCTTCGCGCGCTGTTGCCCCACTTTGCCAACTCCAGCATCGACCTCCCCGCGGCCTACGCGGAGAGGGCGGCGAGCATCGGTCGCACGGGCTGGGGCATGTATGCCCGCTACCACGTGTTTCGCGTGGACCAAGGACAGATCGTGCCCGTGCGCTACCCTGACCCGCAGCGACTGGAGGACCTCGTGGACTACGAGCGCCAGCGCAACGCCATCCTGGAGAACACGCGTGCGCTGCTGCGCGGGCTTCCCGCCGCGAACATCCTGCTCACGGGGGATGCCGGCACGGGCAAGAGCTCCACGGTCAAGGCCGTGGCAAACGCGCTTGCGCCGGAGGGGCTGCGCATCCTGGAGGTCCGCAAGGAGCAGCTGCGCGCCATCCCGGCGATCCTGGACCAGCTCACGCAGAACCCGCTGAAGTTCGTCATCTTCATCGACGACCTGTCGTTCTCGGCGGACGACGACAACTTCGCGGCGCTGAAGGCCATTCTGGAGGGCTCCGTGTCCGCGAAGTCCGACAACGTCGTGATCTATGCGACGAGCAACCGCCGCCATCTGGTGCGCGAGCGTTTCAGCGACCGCGACGGCGACGACGTGCACCAGCGCGACACGATTCAGGAGATCGTCTCGCTTTCCGACCGCTTTGGCATCCACCTTACGTTCTACAAGCCCGACAAGGGCGTCTACCTTGACATTGTCCACAAGCTTGCCGCGGACAGGGGCATCTCTATGGACGAGGGCCAGCTTGACCTTGCCGCCGAGCGCTTCGCAACCAGGCGCGGCGGCCGTTCCGCCCGCGGGGCGCGACAGTTTGTGGACTCGCTTCTGGCGACGCCCGACACGCTCAACTAG
- the leuC gene encoding 3-isopropylmalate dehydratase large subunit: MARPMTMAEKILADHAGLDEVVPGQLIECDLDGVLANDITAPIAIKTVREIGAGVFDPTKIFLVPDHYSPNKDIKSAEQTKVTRDFAHEMGITHYFEQGCMGIEHALLPEKGIVGPGDLIIGADSHTCTYGGIGAFSTGVGSTDAGVGMATGRAWFKVPETIRIQVDGELPAGASAKDIILYVIGKIGVDGALYCAMEFAGSTIRNLSVEGRLTIANMAIEAGGKAGLFEVDDVARAWLDGRCERPYKEYHADPDCTYKQVVRIDAADVVPQVSWPHLPSNTHPVAESRDIAIDQAVIGSCTNGRIEDMRAAADVLRGRTVDPNVRCIVIPATQGVWLQCVHEGLMDVFIDAHCVVSTPTCGPCLGGYMGILAAGERCVSSTNRNFVGRMGDPTSEVYLASPAVCAASAVAGHIALPSDLDQA; encoded by the coding sequence ATGGCACGTCCCATGACGATGGCAGAGAAGATCCTCGCCGACCATGCAGGCCTCGACGAGGTCGTCCCCGGCCAGCTTATCGAGTGCGACCTCGACGGCGTGCTCGCCAACGACATTACGGCACCAATCGCCATCAAGACGGTGCGCGAGATTGGAGCAGGCGTCTTCGACCCGACGAAGATCTTCCTCGTTCCGGACCACTACAGCCCGAACAAGGACATCAAGAGCGCGGAGCAGACGAAGGTCACGCGCGACTTTGCCCACGAGATGGGCATCACCCACTACTTCGAGCAGGGGTGCATGGGCATCGAGCACGCTCTTCTCCCCGAGAAGGGCATCGTCGGCCCCGGCGACCTCATCATAGGCGCGGACTCCCACACCTGCACGTACGGCGGCATCGGCGCGTTCAGCACGGGCGTTGGCTCCACGGACGCCGGCGTCGGCATGGCGACCGGACGCGCATGGTTCAAGGTGCCCGAGACCATTCGCATCCAGGTGGACGGGGAGCTGCCGGCTGGCGCCTCCGCGAAGGACATCATCCTGTACGTGATCGGCAAGATCGGCGTGGACGGCGCGCTGTACTGCGCCATGGAGTTTGCCGGCTCCACCATCCGGAACCTCTCCGTGGAGGGTCGTCTCACCATCGCGAACATGGCGATCGAGGCAGGCGGCAAGGCGGGGCTCTTCGAGGTGGACGACGTTGCGCGCGCCTGGCTGGACGGCCGCTGCGAGCGCCCGTACAAGGAGTATCACGCGGATCCCGACTGCACGTACAAGCAGGTGGTGAGAATCGATGCGGCAGACGTCGTGCCGCAGGTCTCCTGGCCGCACCTGCCAAGCAACACGCATCCGGTCGCCGAGAGTCGCGACATTGCCATCGACCAGGCCGTCATCGGCAGCTGTACCAACGGCCGCATCGAAGACATGCGCGCTGCCGCGGACGTCCTGCGCGGGCGCACCGTTGACCCGAACGTACGCTGCATCGTGATTCCCGCGACGCAGGGCGTCTGGCTGCAGTGCGTGCACGAGGGTCTCATGGACGTGTTCATCGATGCGCACTGCGTGGTGTCCACCCCCACGTGCGGTCCGTGCCTCGGCGGCTACATGGGCATCCTTGCCGCAGGCGAGCGGTGCGTGAGCTCGACGAACCGCAACTTCGTGGGTCGCATGGGAGACCCCACGTCCGAAGTGTACCTGGCTAGCCCCGCCGTGTGCGCGGCGTCTGCCGTCGCCGGTCACATCGCGCTGCCGTCCGACCTCGACCAAGCCTAA